The proteins below are encoded in one region of Arthrobacter sp. CJ23:
- a CDS encoding mycoredoxin, translated as MDFTPESGTITMFSTTWCGYCNRLKKQLDAKGIGYKEINIEEVEGTAALVEQLNGGNQTVPTVLFPDGTAATNPSAAEVEARLAA; from the coding sequence GTGGATTTCACCCCCGAATCAGGCACCATCACCATGTTTTCGACCACCTGGTGCGGCTACTGCAACCGGTTGAAGAAGCAGCTGGACGCCAAGGGCATCGGCTACAAGGAGATCAACATCGAGGAGGTCGAGGGCACCGCGGCACTGGTGGAGCAGCTCAACGGCGGCAACCAGACGGTGCCCACCGTCCTCTTCCCGGACGGCACCGCCGCCACCAACCCCTCCGCAGCAGAGGTTGAAGCGCGCCTCGCCGCCTGA
- a CDS encoding type II CAAX endopeptidase family protein, which yields MTSISTQAPRTALSLKLVPAVLLTASGVALFGVEDDPVGYSVLAMSLVTAAVIDREFLRHLALVAAGMVIISLVPLNADLSIPHMTLMGGALALAVLVPWLVSRFVHREKVIKFPVNTGRKWPMSAKLYLIAVVALGYFILPGYLISTEVYQNWPDASDPTIFWRLFLGVNAVGIWDELFFVCTTFTLLRQHFPDWLANILQAVIFSSFLWEIGYTAWGPLLTFPFALLQGYTFKLTKSLSYVVTVHLLFDLVLFLALMHAHNRDWLPIFMY from the coding sequence GTGACATCGATCTCGACGCAAGCACCGCGTACCGCGCTCAGCTTGAAACTGGTGCCAGCCGTGCTGCTCACGGCCTCAGGGGTGGCGCTGTTCGGCGTCGAGGATGACCCCGTTGGCTACAGCGTGCTCGCCATGAGCCTGGTTACGGCCGCAGTCATCGACCGCGAATTCCTGCGGCATCTCGCGCTGGTTGCGGCCGGAATGGTGATCATCAGCCTGGTTCCCCTTAACGCTGATTTGAGCATCCCGCATATGACGCTCATGGGTGGTGCCCTTGCGCTCGCCGTGCTGGTGCCGTGGCTGGTATCGCGGTTCGTACACCGCGAGAAGGTCATCAAATTTCCAGTGAACACGGGCCGCAAATGGCCGATGAGCGCCAAACTGTACCTGATCGCCGTTGTGGCCCTCGGCTACTTCATTCTCCCGGGATACCTGATCAGCACCGAGGTCTACCAAAACTGGCCGGACGCGTCCGATCCCACCATCTTCTGGCGGCTTTTTCTCGGAGTGAATGCTGTTGGAATTTGGGACGAACTGTTTTTCGTCTGCACCACGTTCACCCTGCTGCGGCAGCACTTCCCGGACTGGCTCGCCAACATCCTGCAGGCCGTGATCTTCTCATCGTTCCTCTGGGAGATCGGCTACACGGCCTGGGGTCCGCTGCTGACCTTCCCGTTCGCGCTGCTGCAGGGCTACACCTTCAAGCTGACCAAGTCGCTCAGCTATGTAGTGACGGTGCACCTGCTTTTCGACCTCGTGCTGTTCCTCGCACTGATGCACGCGCACAACCGCGACTGGCTGCCGATCTTCATGTACTGA
- a CDS encoding SDR family NAD(P)-dependent oxidoreductase: MASMDGTVALVTGAAGGLGGAVATGLARECAVVVVVGRSTARANEAVAGIRRLVPGAMLEALACDLSDQSSIRAAAADFLSRHDRLDVLVNAAGVFRKEREVTSEGLELTFATNVMAYFLLTNVLLDALRHAAVTGGNTGTADRPATPRVSRIVNIASRYGNVKLNFDDLQTAKGTYSYLRSTPPTMLARVLLTQEFAERLRGAGVVANAVHPGLVKNTSLLQDVGGPFRWITNTFGAPAEKAADTPIWLATSPETAGVSGKLWAKRKELPTPGMGADPEARKRLWDACAHLAGMP; the protein is encoded by the coding sequence ATGGCTTCCATGGATGGAACAGTGGCACTGGTGACGGGCGCGGCCGGCGGCTTGGGAGGCGCTGTGGCTACCGGCCTTGCACGCGAATGTGCCGTGGTCGTTGTGGTGGGGCGTTCAACAGCCCGCGCGAACGAGGCGGTGGCAGGCATCCGCCGGCTCGTGCCGGGTGCCATGCTTGAGGCACTGGCCTGTGACCTCTCTGATCAGTCCTCGATCCGTGCCGCGGCTGCTGACTTCCTGTCCCGCCATGACAGGCTGGACGTGTTGGTCAACGCAGCGGGCGTGTTCCGAAAGGAACGCGAGGTGACCTCCGAGGGGCTCGAACTGACCTTCGCCACCAACGTCATGGCGTACTTCCTGCTCACCAACGTGCTGCTGGACGCGCTCAGGCACGCCGCTGTGACAGGCGGCAACACCGGAACTGCGGACCGCCCTGCTACGCCGCGCGTGTCCCGCATCGTCAACATCGCTTCCCGATATGGCAATGTGAAGCTGAACTTCGACGACCTCCAGACGGCAAAGGGCACATACAGCTACCTTCGCTCGACGCCGCCCACAATGCTCGCCCGTGTCCTGCTCACCCAGGAGTTCGCTGAGCGCCTGCGTGGCGCGGGTGTTGTGGCCAACGCCGTCCATCCGGGACTGGTCAAGAACACTTCGCTCCTGCAGGATGTTGGGGGCCCTTTCCGCTGGATCACGAACACGTTCGGCGCACCGGCCGAAAAGGCAGCGGATACACCGATCTGGCTCGCCACGTCACCCGAAACAGCGGGAGTCTCCGGAAAGCTGTGGGCCAAACGCAAGGAGCTCCCCACGCCTGGCATGGGAGCGGACCCCGAAGCCCGCAAGCGCCTGTGGGACGCGTGCGCGCACTTGGCAGGGATGCCGTGA
- a CDS encoding SOS response-associated peptidase: MARAVGDLLAQFDAELEHDLEVAKSWNVAPTAEVPIVLERLVEGAVKRQLHVARWGLVPSWAKDPSGGARLINARSETLLEKPSFRKAAASRRCAVPADGYYEWKQGPGKSKQPYYVHAADGQGLVFAGVYEWWKDPGKESGDPLRWLLSTSIVTADTPTSQGGSSVFDELTALHDRVPLPMSTETMEAWLDPHADDAAGLLDMVRSGARDAASGWTLDAVGAAVGNVRNDSPELIKPVEALF, from the coding sequence ATGGCGCGGGCCGTGGGGGACCTGCTGGCGCAATTCGATGCCGAACTTGAACACGATCTTGAAGTGGCCAAGTCGTGGAATGTTGCTCCCACTGCGGAAGTGCCCATTGTCCTGGAGCGGCTCGTCGAGGGGGCCGTGAAGCGGCAGCTGCATGTGGCGCGCTGGGGACTGGTGCCGTCGTGGGCCAAGGATCCCTCCGGCGGTGCAAGGCTCATCAACGCCCGCAGCGAGACGCTCCTGGAAAAACCCTCCTTCCGTAAGGCCGCGGCCTCCCGCCGCTGTGCCGTTCCGGCCGACGGCTACTACGAATGGAAGCAGGGCCCGGGCAAGAGCAAGCAGCCGTACTATGTGCACGCCGCCGACGGCCAGGGCCTGGTGTTCGCCGGCGTGTATGAATGGTGGAAGGATCCCGGCAAGGAATCCGGTGATCCCCTGCGCTGGCTGCTCTCAACGTCCATCGTCACCGCGGATACGCCAACCTCCCAGGGGGGCTCCTCCGTTTTCGATGAACTGACTGCCCTGCATGACCGCGTCCCCTTGCCCATGAGCACCGAAACCATGGAGGCGTGGCTGGATCCGCATGCCGACGACGCCGCCGGGCTGCTGGACATGGTCCGTTCAGGGGCACGCGACGCCGCGTCCGGCTGGACGCTCGACGCGGTGGGTGCCGCCGTCGGGAATGTCCGCAACGATTCGCCGGAGCTGATCAAGCCCGTGGAAGCGCTCTTCTAG
- a CDS encoding cation:proton antiporter yields the protein MAGWLSLALGLDMLLGVFAAGVLWQVIFSGASHHDHRGLERKLEAVAYGFLVPVFFVYTGVTFQLSTLLTDPAALLLVPAFLGLLLLVRGLPSLLAVPKGSAAADRRAAVLLGATGLPIIVAVTGVGTDEGILSAGTASALVGAGMLSVLVFPLLALTQRRPGLG from the coding sequence TTGGCTGGCTGGCTCAGCCTGGCGCTGGGGCTGGACATGCTCCTCGGGGTGTTCGCGGCAGGGGTCCTCTGGCAGGTCATCTTCTCGGGCGCCTCGCACCATGACCACAGGGGCCTGGAGCGGAAGCTCGAGGCCGTCGCCTACGGCTTCCTGGTGCCGGTCTTCTTTGTCTACACCGGCGTGACGTTCCAGTTGTCCACTCTGCTGACCGACCCTGCGGCGCTCTTGCTGGTCCCGGCCTTCCTCGGGCTGCTCTTGCTGGTCAGGGGGCTGCCTTCGTTGCTTGCGGTCCCGAAAGGTTCAGCCGCCGCCGACCGGCGCGCGGCCGTCCTTCTGGGCGCCACCGGACTCCCCATCATCGTCGCGGTGACCGGGGTGGGGACGGATGAAGGGATCCTGTCTGCCGGCACCGCCTCCGCATTGGTCGGGGCAGGCATGCTCTCCGTCCTGGTCTTCCCGCTTCTGGCGTTGACGCAGCGCCGGCCAGGTCTAGGCTGA
- a CDS encoding lipoyl protein ligase domain-containing protein: MAQAIPDHQIPEHKTLTVVRQKETLGAAEDLDFGLELLRRARTGHLGPTLRLYRPRPTVAFGQRDANLPGFAVAADACRERGFEPLVRKAGGRAAAYHEGTLVIDHVEPHPDAIVRAKARFSEFGELLAGALRSVGVHAAVGEIPGEYCPGEFSVHGQDPDFPAHQIKLIGTAQRVVSGGWLFSSVVVVENSGPIREVLTASYAALGLDWDPATAGAANDLLPHLDVPAVEEAVIKAYADYAEIVDGDFRSLLA, encoded by the coding sequence ATGGCCCAGGCAATCCCGGATCACCAAATCCCGGAGCACAAGACGCTGACCGTCGTCCGGCAAAAGGAAACACTGGGGGCGGCAGAAGACCTCGACTTCGGGCTGGAGCTCCTGCGCCGTGCCCGGACCGGACACCTTGGTCCGACGCTGCGCCTCTACCGGCCGCGGCCCACCGTGGCCTTCGGGCAGCGCGACGCCAACCTCCCGGGCTTTGCCGTGGCCGCGGATGCCTGCCGGGAACGCGGCTTCGAGCCTCTCGTGCGCAAGGCCGGCGGCCGCGCGGCCGCCTATCACGAGGGAACCCTGGTGATCGACCACGTCGAGCCGCATCCGGACGCCATCGTGCGGGCCAAGGCCCGCTTCTCCGAGTTCGGTGAGCTGCTGGCCGGTGCCCTGCGCAGCGTCGGCGTCCACGCCGCCGTCGGCGAAATCCCGGGGGAGTACTGCCCCGGCGAGTTCAGCGTCCACGGCCAGGACCCCGACTTCCCCGCCCACCAGATCAAGCTCATCGGCACCGCCCAGCGCGTGGTGTCCGGCGGCTGGCTGTTCAGCTCCGTGGTGGTGGTGGAGAACTCCGGACCCATCCGCGAGGTGCTCACTGCCAGCTACGCCGCCCTCGGCCTCGACTGGGACCCGGCCACCGCCGGCGCCGCCAACGACCTCCTGCCGCACCTGGACGTCCCGGCCGTGGAGGAAGCGGTCATCAAGGCGTACGCGGACTACGCGGAAATCGTCGACGGCGACTTCCGGAGCCTGCTGGCCTGA
- a CDS encoding heme oxygenase (biliverdin-producing), translating into MSVSLSALLKTSTASAHQQAESSSFVGELLEGRLDASAVAALTAQLYVVYRELEAVAKAHYSADPLLGGFLDPALDRTAALEADMAYHFGRNWHSRLDEGNIVVVPEAHAYAAAIRERHSSEMLLANHYVRYLGDLSGGQIIHRLVQRHYGIPDEGLNFYLFPGLDNLKRYKDAYRARLDDLVLAEGTEESLLQHASEAFELNRRVFEGLGNGPWTRS; encoded by the coding sequence ATGAGCGTTTCCCTGTCTGCGCTGCTGAAGACGTCCACTGCGTCAGCGCACCAGCAAGCCGAATCGTCGTCGTTCGTGGGCGAACTGCTGGAGGGCAGGCTGGATGCCTCCGCCGTCGCCGCCCTGACGGCCCAGCTTTATGTGGTCTACCGGGAACTGGAAGCCGTCGCCAAGGCCCACTACTCGGCGGATCCCTTGCTGGGAGGCTTCCTGGACCCTGCCCTCGACCGCACGGCCGCGCTCGAGGCCGACATGGCCTACCACTTCGGCCGGAACTGGCACAGCCGGCTGGACGAAGGCAACATCGTGGTTGTCCCGGAAGCACACGCCTACGCGGCTGCCATCCGGGAACGCCACAGCTCCGAGATGCTGCTCGCCAACCACTACGTCCGTTACCTCGGTGACCTCTCCGGCGGGCAGATCATCCACCGTCTCGTCCAGCGCCACTACGGAATCCCGGACGAAGGCCTGAACTTCTACCTGTTCCCCGGGCTGGATAACCTGAAACGCTACAAAGACGCCTACCGTGCGCGCCTCGATGACCTGGTGCTGGCCGAAGGCACCGAGGAATCGCTGCTCCAGCATGCCTCGGAGGCCTTTGAGCTGAACCGCCGCGTGTTCGAAGGACTGGGGAACGGTCCGTGGACTCGATCCTGA
- a CDS encoding MBL fold metallo-hydrolase — protein MSPESTAQETSVRIDRVVTSGTFSLDGGTWDVDNNVWIVGDDSECIVIDPAHDPAAIFAAVGGRTVKAILLTHGHDDHIASAGAFWDLAKAPIHLHQADWMLWRAVYPEMDPDAVITDGETFSVAGVQFKAIHTPGHSPGSVSFHLKSEGTLFSGDTLFQGGPGATGRSYSDFPTIIDSIRTRLLALPEETVVLTGHGDSTTIGAEAPQLEEWIARGH, from the coding sequence GTGAGCCCCGAATCCACAGCGCAGGAGACCTCCGTCCGCATTGACCGGGTGGTGACGTCGGGAACCTTTTCCCTCGATGGCGGCACCTGGGACGTGGACAACAACGTCTGGATCGTCGGCGACGACTCCGAATGCATCGTGATCGATCCGGCCCACGATCCCGCAGCCATCTTTGCGGCGGTGGGCGGACGGACCGTGAAGGCCATCCTGCTCACCCACGGGCATGACGACCACATCGCCTCGGCGGGCGCTTTCTGGGACCTGGCCAAGGCCCCGATCCACCTGCACCAGGCCGATTGGATGCTGTGGCGCGCTGTCTACCCGGAAATGGACCCGGACGCCGTCATCACCGACGGCGAGACTTTCAGCGTTGCCGGTGTCCAGTTCAAGGCCATCCACACGCCCGGGCACTCCCCCGGATCGGTCTCGTTCCACCTGAAGAGCGAGGGCACGCTGTTCAGCGGCGACACGCTGTTCCAGGGCGGCCCGGGCGCCACTGGCCGCTCGTACAGTGATTTCCCCACCATCATCGATTCCATCCGGACCCGCCTCCTGGCGCTGCCGGAGGAAACCGTGGTGCTGACCGGCCACGGGGATTCCACCACCATCGGCGCCGAGGCGCCGCAGTTGGAGGAATGGATCGCCCGCGGGCACTAG
- a CDS encoding DNA alkylation repair protein: MSDAGEFVDLALQRESSWEKAMEIRGRLGGGLKVYGASVGAVRGTVRDALNRHKNLNHDDITALSSELWAEPVFERRLAAVVLLQSKVGILINTDLTRLEGFLRQSGTRELADPLATDVVRPLLLRLEGQARERAERVLDRWTADTDPWLRRAALLSRAGQA, from the coding sequence GTGAGTGACGCCGGTGAATTCGTGGACCTCGCGCTGCAGCGTGAATCCTCATGGGAAAAGGCCATGGAAATCCGCGGGCGCCTCGGCGGCGGGCTGAAGGTCTACGGCGCCTCGGTCGGAGCGGTTCGCGGGACGGTCCGCGACGCCCTGAATCGGCACAAAAACCTCAATCATGACGACATCACCGCGTTGAGTTCCGAGCTGTGGGCAGAACCGGTCTTCGAGCGGCGGCTGGCCGCCGTCGTCCTCCTGCAAAGCAAGGTCGGCATCCTCATCAACACCGATCTCACGCGCCTCGAGGGCTTTCTGAGGCAATCAGGCACGCGGGAACTGGCAGACCCCTTGGCCACCGACGTCGTCCGCCCCCTGCTGCTCAGGCTCGAAGGGCAGGCGAGGGAACGCGCGGAGCGCGTCCTGGACCGCTGGACTGCGGACACAGATCCGTGGCTGCGACGGGCAGCGCTCCTGTCGCGCGCCGGCCAGGCCTGA
- a CDS encoding FdhF/YdeP family oxidoreductase translates to MDRKPRVVHDGDAELRVSAPKRSAAGLPSLTETLPHAVQQMGPSRAWKTLRAMNQKDGFDCMSCAWPDPPDRKLAEFCENGAKAVGWEADPLKIPAGFWDGNGVGSLAGRSEYWLGQQGRLVEPVYKPAGSEHYRPVGWDEAFRIIARELHALDSPDQATFYTSGRTSNEAAFLYQLFVRAFGTNNLPDCSNMCHESTGLAMGETIGVGKSAVSYTDFAKADLIIIMGQNPGTCHPRMLTALEEAKLAGASIVAVNPLPEAGLINFKNPQRPRGLIGKGTDLADQFLQIRLAGDMALMQAVSKRVLDAEAAAPGTVLDHAFLSEHCQGLAEFQAHLADLDDQEVLAATGLQSVEIDELAARYLRAEKVIITWAMGLTQHRKAVPTIKEIINLLLLRGNIGKPGAGPSPIRGHSNVQGDRTMGIWEKMPPRFLDALQQEFGFEPPRKDGTDVVDSIRGMRDGRIKVLVALGGNLVHAVSDTAVAESAVRSTRLSVQISTKLNRSHAVVGEQALILPALGRSEIDRQASGEQFVTVEDTVCAVHASAGRLEPISELALSEVSIVCRLARAVLGENVPVDWAALEGNYDAVREHISHVVPGFEDFNAKIRHLGGFVLPHGPRDSRTFPTATGKAMFTVNSLETITVPAGRLLLQSVRSHDQFNTTMYSLNDRYRGVKKGRMVLFVHPGDLAALGLSDGGYVDVHSEADDGVDRVLRQLRLVSYPTARGCVTAYFPEANVLVPLDSTAEGSNTPASKSVIVRLEPAAAPRFETAAGHRSQGGA, encoded by the coding sequence ATGGACAGGAAACCGCGGGTGGTCCACGACGGCGACGCGGAGCTGCGCGTGAGCGCGCCGAAGCGATCGGCCGCGGGCCTGCCCAGCCTCACCGAAACCCTGCCGCACGCCGTCCAGCAAATGGGGCCATCGCGCGCGTGGAAGACGCTGCGGGCGATGAACCAAAAGGACGGCTTCGACTGTATGAGCTGCGCCTGGCCCGATCCGCCGGACCGCAAGCTGGCGGAGTTCTGCGAGAACGGCGCCAAAGCGGTGGGCTGGGAAGCCGATCCGCTGAAGATCCCCGCCGGGTTCTGGGACGGGAACGGCGTCGGTTCGCTCGCCGGCCGTTCCGAATACTGGCTGGGCCAGCAGGGCAGGCTGGTGGAACCGGTCTACAAGCCGGCAGGCTCGGAGCACTACCGGCCCGTCGGCTGGGACGAGGCATTCCGCATCATCGCCCGGGAACTCCACGCCCTGGACTCGCCGGACCAGGCCACCTTCTACACCAGCGGGCGCACCAGCAACGAAGCTGCCTTCCTCTACCAGCTGTTCGTGCGCGCCTTCGGGACCAACAACCTGCCCGACTGTTCCAACATGTGCCACGAGTCCACCGGGCTGGCCATGGGGGAGACCATCGGCGTGGGCAAGTCCGCCGTCAGCTACACGGACTTCGCCAAGGCGGATCTGATCATCATCATGGGCCAGAACCCGGGAACCTGCCATCCTCGGATGCTGACCGCCCTGGAAGAGGCAAAGCTTGCCGGCGCCAGCATCGTCGCGGTGAACCCGCTCCCTGAAGCCGGCCTGATCAACTTCAAGAACCCGCAGCGTCCCCGCGGCCTGATCGGCAAGGGCACCGACCTGGCGGACCAGTTCCTGCAGATCCGCCTGGCCGGGGACATGGCCCTGATGCAGGCCGTGTCCAAACGCGTCCTGGATGCCGAGGCGGCGGCGCCCGGGACCGTCCTGGACCACGCCTTCCTGTCCGAACACTGCCAGGGCCTGGCCGAATTCCAGGCGCATTTGGCGGATCTGGACGATCAGGAGGTGCTGGCCGCGACTGGCCTGCAGAGCGTGGAAATCGACGAACTGGCCGCCCGCTACCTGCGCGCGGAGAAGGTCATCATCACCTGGGCCATGGGTCTGACGCAGCACAGGAAGGCCGTGCCCACCATCAAGGAAATCATCAACCTGCTGCTGCTGCGCGGCAACATCGGCAAGCCCGGGGCCGGGCCCTCGCCCATCCGCGGCCACAGCAACGTCCAGGGTGACCGCACCATGGGCATCTGGGAGAAGATGCCGCCGCGATTCCTCGATGCCCTGCAGCAGGAGTTCGGGTTCGAGCCGCCGCGCAAGGACGGCACGGACGTCGTGGACAGCATCCGCGGCATGCGCGATGGCCGGATCAAGGTGCTCGTGGCACTCGGCGGCAACCTGGTACACGCGGTGTCCGACACGGCCGTGGCCGAGAGCGCGGTGCGCAGCACCCGGCTGTCGGTGCAGATCTCGACCAAGCTGAACCGCTCCCATGCCGTGGTCGGAGAGCAAGCGCTGATCCTGCCCGCCCTGGGCCGCAGCGAGATCGACCGCCAGGCGAGCGGGGAACAGTTCGTCACCGTGGAGGACACCGTCTGTGCGGTGCACGCCTCGGCCGGGCGGCTCGAACCGATCTCGGAGCTGGCACTGTCTGAGGTCTCGATCGTGTGCCGGCTCGCGCGGGCGGTACTTGGCGAGAACGTCCCCGTCGACTGGGCGGCGCTGGAGGGCAACTACGATGCGGTGCGCGAGCACATCTCGCATGTTGTGCCGGGCTTCGAGGACTTCAACGCGAAGATCAGGCACCTCGGCGGCTTCGTTCTGCCCCATGGGCCGCGGGACTCGCGCACGTTCCCCACGGCCACCGGAAAGGCGATGTTCACCGTCAACTCCCTGGAGACCATCACGGTGCCGGCCGGCCGCCTGCTCCTGCAGAGCGTGCGGTCCCACGACCAGTTCAACACCACCATGTACAGCCTCAACGACCGCTACCGGGGCGTGAAAAAGGGCCGGATGGTCCTGTTCGTCCACCCAGGGGACCTGGCGGCGCTGGGCCTCAGCGATGGTGGCTATGTGGATGTCCACAGCGAAGCCGACGACGGCGTGGACCGGGTTCTGCGCCAGCTGCGGCTGGTCTCGTACCCCACGGCCCGCGGCTGTGTGACCGCCTACTTCCCGGAGGCCAACGTCCTGGTGCCCCTGGACTCGACCGCCGAGGGGAGCAACACTCCGGCGTCGAAGTCCGTCATTGTCCGGCTGGAGCCGGCTGCCGCTCCACGATTCGAAACGGCAGCCGGTCACCGGTCCCAGGGCGGGGCCTAG
- a CDS encoding S-(hydroxymethyl)mycothiol dehydrogenase, which yields MVHAVKGVVVRSKGAPATLETILVPEPGPGEALVDILTSGVCHTDLHYKLGGISDDFPFLLGHEATGVVSAVGAGVTEIEPGDRVVLNWRAVCGNCRACKRGQAQYCFNTHNATQKMTLEDGTELSPALGIGAFIEKTLVAAGQCTKVDPDADAAAVGLLGCGVMAGLGAAINTGGVKRGDSVAVIGCGGVGVAAIAGSALAGATTIIAVDIDAKKLERAKELGATHTVDSSLGDPVEQIRALTGGFGADVVIDAVGRPETYKQAFYARDLAGTVVLVGVPTPEMTLELPLLDVFGRGGSLKSSWYGDCLPSRDFPMLVDLYKQGKLDLDAFVTERIGINDIEAAFDKMHAGSVLRSVVEL from the coding sequence ATGGTCCATGCAGTCAAAGGCGTTGTTGTCCGTTCCAAAGGCGCACCGGCCACTCTGGAAACAATCCTGGTTCCGGAGCCGGGCCCGGGCGAGGCCCTGGTGGACATCCTCACGAGCGGCGTGTGCCACACCGACCTGCACTACAAACTGGGCGGCATCAGCGACGATTTCCCGTTCCTGCTCGGACACGAGGCCACGGGCGTGGTCAGTGCAGTGGGTGCCGGCGTCACCGAGATCGAACCCGGTGACCGCGTGGTCCTGAACTGGCGTGCGGTCTGCGGCAACTGCCGGGCCTGCAAGCGCGGCCAGGCCCAGTACTGCTTCAACACGCACAACGCCACCCAGAAGATGACCCTTGAGGATGGCACCGAACTCTCGCCGGCCCTCGGCATCGGGGCGTTCATCGAAAAGACCCTCGTGGCCGCAGGACAGTGCACCAAGGTGGACCCCGACGCCGATGCTGCCGCCGTCGGGCTGCTTGGCTGCGGCGTGATGGCCGGCCTCGGTGCCGCCATCAACACCGGCGGCGTCAAGCGCGGCGACTCGGTGGCCGTGATCGGTTGCGGCGGCGTCGGAGTGGCCGCCATCGCCGGTTCGGCCCTTGCCGGCGCCACCACCATCATCGCCGTCGACATCGACGCAAAGAAGCTTGAGCGCGCCAAGGAACTCGGCGCCACGCACACCGTGGACTCGTCCCTGGGGGACCCCGTGGAACAGATCCGCGCACTCACCGGCGGTTTCGGTGCCGATGTGGTGATCGACGCCGTCGGCCGCCCCGAAACGTACAAGCAGGCCTTCTATGCCCGCGACCTCGCCGGCACCGTGGTCCTGGTGGGCGTCCCGACGCCGGAGATGACCCTCGAACTGCCCCTTCTGGATGTTTTTGGCCGCGGCGGTTCCCTCAAGTCCTCCTGGTACGGCGACTGCCTGCCGTCCCGGGACTTCCCCATGCTGGTGGATCTCTACAAGCAGGGCAAGCTCGACCTGGACGCCTTCGTCACCGAACGCATTGGCATCAACGACATCGAGGCGGCGTTCGACAAGATGCACGCAGGGTCCGTCCTCCGCTCGGTGGTGGAACTGTGA
- a CDS encoding thioesterase family protein — protein MTTALPELADGDFYYQSLGGGRFRSTIHAQGAWNPHEQHMAPASGILADALDRHEPRDDVRMARISYEILGLIPGGDFEITTTTLRPGRTIELLQAELSAGGRVAIRATAWRMVTSDTSAVAAVEDPSMPPPDECKPWDGASVWPGGYIRSLEMRIAEGHRAGSGKVWIRTGHPLTDAADSSDLARLMGLVDTANGIAARVPPGKDSYSFPNVDLQIHMYRAPVGEWLGLDNAVSFGSDGIGLTSTVLHDLSGPFGRAEQILTLRKS, from the coding sequence TTGACTACTGCACTACCGGAGCTGGCAGACGGCGACTTCTACTACCAGTCCCTCGGCGGCGGGCGCTTCCGATCCACCATCCATGCGCAAGGCGCCTGGAATCCGCACGAGCAGCACATGGCACCGGCGTCCGGCATCCTGGCAGATGCGCTGGACCGGCACGAACCCCGCGACGACGTCCGGATGGCACGGATCAGCTACGAAATCCTGGGCCTTATCCCGGGCGGCGACTTCGAGATCACCACCACCACGCTGCGCCCGGGACGGACCATCGAACTGCTCCAGGCCGAACTCTCGGCCGGCGGGCGCGTCGCCATCCGGGCCACCGCCTGGCGCATGGTCACCAGCGATACCAGTGCCGTGGCCGCCGTCGAGGACCCGTCCATGCCGCCGCCGGACGAATGCAAGCCGTGGGACGGCGCCAGCGTGTGGCCCGGCGGCTACATCCGCTCGCTCGAGATGCGCATCGCCGAGGGCCACCGCGCGGGCTCGGGCAAGGTCTGGATCCGCACCGGACACCCGTTGACCGACGCCGCGGACAGCAGCGACCTTGCGCGGCTCATGGGGCTCGTGGACACTGCCAACGGCATCGCCGCCCGCGTCCCCCCGGGCAAGGACAGCTACTCCTTCCCCAATGTGGACCTGCAGATCCACATGTACCGCGCGCCCGTCGGCGAATGGCTGGGCCTGGACAACGCGGTCTCTTTCGGCAGCGACGGCATTGGGCTCACCTCCACGGTGCTGCACGACCTCAGCGGCCCCTTCGGCCGCGCCGAGCAGATCCTGACCCTGAGGAAGAGCTGA
- a CDS encoding DedA family protein, which translates to MDSILNLPFGIALAALFAIVMIRVNATYWLGRGAAAGVERTRLAEALHRPKAAKAQALIQRWGPYAVVLSFLTIGLQTAVNLAAGAARMPVRRYLPAAIAGSVIWALLYATIGLAALEAWLAMAAASPVAAALAVAAMACLAIWLVGLRRRRRADTSAADKVV; encoded by the coding sequence GTGGACTCGATCCTGAACCTGCCCTTCGGGATCGCACTGGCCGCCCTGTTCGCCATTGTCATGATCCGGGTGAATGCGACCTACTGGCTCGGCCGCGGTGCTGCCGCCGGTGTGGAGCGCACCAGGCTGGCCGAGGCCCTGCACCGCCCCAAAGCAGCCAAAGCCCAGGCGCTGATCCAGCGCTGGGGCCCCTACGCCGTCGTGCTTTCCTTCCTGACAATCGGTCTCCAGACGGCGGTCAACCTGGCCGCCGGCGCCGCCCGCATGCCAGTCCGCCGGTACCTCCCGGCCGCAATAGCGGGGTCCGTCATCTGGGCCCTGCTGTACGCGACCATCGGGCTCGCGGCGCTTGAGGCGTGGCTGGCCATGGCCGCAGCCTCGCCTGTGGCCGCAGCCCTGGCAGTGGCAGCGATGGCCTGCCTGGCGATATGGCTGGTGGGCCTTCGGCGGCGGCGTCGGGCGGATACGTCCGCAGCGGATAAAGTGGTCTGA